A single window of Deltaproteobacteria bacterium DNA harbors:
- a CDS encoding NADH-quinone oxidoreductase subunit I, translating to MNAVFAYFWDILSGAWSLVAGMGVTLRYMFKPTVTVQYPRHRLELPEAYRGHIELVTYSDLHSHHCVACGLCFRICPSNVIKVQGFKERASDLNRARFFMIDFSRCSLCGLCVEVCPVNALKLSKVYDQSGRSRFSAVIDLIEFQKRSEG from the coding sequence ATGAATGCCGTATTCGCCTATTTTTGGGATATCCTTTCAGGCGCCTGGAGCCTGGTTGCCGGTATGGGCGTGACCCTCCGATACATGTTCAAACCAACGGTCACGGTTCAATATCCCCGACACAGACTGGAGTTGCCCGAGGCGTACAGGGGGCACATCGAGCTGGTAACATACTCCGACCTCCATTCCCACCACTGCGTGGCCTGCGGTCTGTGTTTCAGAATATGCCCGAGCAACGTCATCAAGGTCCAGGGATTCAAAGAACGGGCATCGGACTTGAATCGTGCTCGCTTCTTCATGATTGATTTTTCCCGGTGCTCTTTGTGCGGACTCTGTGTCGAAGTTTGCCCCGTGAACGCCCTCAAGCTGTCCAAGGTATACGATCAGTCGGGCAGAAGCCGCTTTTCGGCCGTCATAGACCTTATCGAATTTCAGAAACGATCGGAAGGTTAG
- a CDS encoding NADH-quinone oxidoreductase subunit C yields MGLSEKKRDLLIKLFGPENVQEEDYERCGFHLRLSLSPVELAPLGNSMRDMGFVLEYITAVDRITHLELVYMFGSFEVLCRIKVQVATAKGEMVPSLMGFFRAADWHEREVYDMFGQSFAGRDRIERILLPDDADYHPLLKDFFSKESDFYEAFDSDG; encoded by the coding sequence ATGGGATTATCAGAGAAGAAACGTGATCTCCTGATCAAGCTTTTCGGACCAGAAAACGTTCAGGAAGAGGATTACGAGCGCTGCGGTTTTCACCTCAGGCTCTCCCTGAGTCCCGTGGAACTCGCGCCGCTGGGCAACAGCATGCGGGATATGGGATTCGTCCTGGAGTACATAACCGCCGTAGACCGCATCACCCACCTCGAACTAGTCTACATGTTTGGTTCTTTTGAAGTTCTTTGCCGAATAAAGGTTCAAGTTGCCACGGCCAAGGGAGAAATGGTTCCGAGCCTGATGGGCTTCTTCCGCGCGGCGGATTGGCATGAGCGGGAAGTGTATGACATGTTCGGCCAAAGCTTTGCAGGGCGGGACCGGATAGAACGCATTCTGTTGCCCGACGATGCCGATTACCACCCGCTCCTGAAGGACTTTTTCAGCAAGGAGTCGGACTTCTACGAAGCTTTCGATTCGGATGGGTAA
- a CDS encoding GAF domain-containing protein: MPSEAFFVRAVEAMGAVNATLDLGKTQRTIVQIATTLAEARGASLLLFNPGDRSLQISAAYGLSDTYLSKGPIDPRQSLQETVLRKPVFINDVENDPRVQYPQAARQEGIRAIAGFPVSAGRLLVGSLRVYFPHRIEVTAYEIKALEALAKQAGYALKKNFYYDSMKNACSEIHRMHSVHSFKQSMDMLIESAARGAHAYGCALWHVNRETDVLELVSSYGLSRRYLEKGPLFRHSSLGELQSRAPVVLSKVEGDERVQYPEQAAEEGVRAIVGFPVKWGKDSLGSLRFYFQFEFDPDEDDMLWMGHLAEQVEQALSNKRLIIRMKEGHDRYLDLTEDTEAGYYR, encoded by the coding sequence ATGCCATCGGAAGCTTTTTTTGTCCGGGCTGTCGAAGCCATGGGAGCCGTTAACGCAACCCTTGACCTGGGGAAAACCCAGCGCACCATTGTCCAGATCGCCACAACGCTCGCGGAAGCCCGCGGAGCATCGCTTTTGCTGTTCAATCCCGGTGATCGAAGCCTGCAAATCTCAGCGGCATACGGTCTAAGCGACACGTATCTGTCCAAGGGTCCTATCGATCCGAGGCAGAGCCTTCAGGAGACCGTACTGCGTAAACCCGTGTTCATTAATGATGTCGAGAACGACCCCAGGGTCCAATACCCTCAAGCCGCTCGCCAGGAAGGCATACGAGCCATCGCCGGATTCCCGGTTTCCGCGGGGCGACTCCTCGTCGGCTCCTTGAGAGTCTATTTTCCCCACAGGATAGAAGTTACGGCTTACGAAATAAAGGCCCTGGAAGCGCTGGCCAAACAGGCCGGATACGCCCTGAAGAAGAATTTCTACTATGATTCCATGAAGAACGCCTGTTCCGAAATCCATCGCATGCATTCCGTGCACTCCTTTAAGCAATCGATGGATATGCTTATCGAGAGCGCGGCAAGGGGCGCCCACGCTTATGGTTGTGCGCTGTGGCACGTCAACCGGGAAACCGACGTTCTTGAACTGGTCAGCAGTTACGGCTTGAGCCGGCGTTATCTGGAAAAAGGCCCCCTGTTCCGACATTCCAGTCTAGGAGAACTACAGTCGAGAGCACCTGTGGTGCTTTCCAAAGTGGAAGGGGACGAGCGCGTGCAGTATCCCGAGCAGGCGGCTGAGGAAGGTGTACGCGCCATCGTGGGGTTCCCCGTGAAATGGGGGAAAGACTCCCTGGGCTCCCTCCGCTTCTATTTCCAGTTCGAGTTCGATCCCGACGAGGACGACATGCTATGGATGGGTCATCTGGCGGAGCAGGTGGAACAGGCGTTAAGTAATAAGCGACTGATCATCCGCATGAAAGAGGGTCACGACCGGTATCTCGATCTCACCGAAGACACCGAGGCCGGATATTACAGATAG
- a CDS encoding NADH-quinone oxidoreductase subunit D: MLPGKTLTGDTFYLNLGPQHPSTHGVLRLLLRLDGEWIVEADPIIGYSHRAHEHMAQNRTYAQFFPNTSRMDYLAALMYNHAYCLAVEKACGIAPPPRAEYIRMICAELNRISSHLLWFGTFLLDLGGITPFLYSFDDREDILDILGEVTGSRLTYSYCRFGGVRDDINDRFIERIRAFIPKLRSRFKDYDTLVTKNVIFVNRTRNVGVISKEMAGQYAVTGPCLRASGIPYDIRRMEPYSLYPEVDFEIPVGEKGDCYDRYQVRMAEMEQSLRIIEQATDRIPEGPCLASGIPLYIRPPEGEYHFSYESPRGHLGIYFVSDGSRIPYRMKWRTPSFSNLSIIPAILPDTLVADTIAILGSIDVVIPEIDR, encoded by the coding sequence ATGCTTCCCGGAAAGACACTGACAGGCGACACCTTCTATTTGAACCTGGGTCCCCAACACCCCAGCACGCACGGGGTCCTGCGTCTCCTCCTGAGACTGGACGGGGAATGGATCGTCGAGGCCGACCCGATTATCGGATACAGCCACCGGGCGCACGAGCACATGGCGCAGAACCGGACGTACGCCCAGTTCTTTCCGAATACGAGCCGTATGGATTACCTCGCCGCTCTCATGTACAACCATGCATACTGTCTTGCCGTGGAAAAAGCCTGCGGTATTGCTCCTCCTCCCCGCGCCGAATACATTCGCATGATCTGCGCCGAGCTCAATCGCATATCCAGTCATCTTCTCTGGTTTGGAACGTTCCTGCTGGACCTCGGAGGGATCACGCCTTTTCTGTACAGCTTCGACGACCGGGAAGACATTCTGGATATTCTTGGCGAGGTAACGGGCAGCCGGTTGACTTATTCCTACTGCCGATTCGGCGGCGTTCGGGACGATATCAACGACCGGTTCATCGAGCGTATTCGTGCGTTCATCCCCAAATTGCGTTCCAGGTTTAAAGACTATGACACTCTGGTGACCAAGAACGTGATTTTCGTGAACCGGACACGGAACGTGGGGGTCATATCCAAGGAAATGGCAGGTCAATACGCCGTGACGGGGCCCTGCTTGCGGGCTTCCGGCATACCGTATGATATCCGAAGGATGGAGCCCTACAGCTTGTACCCCGAAGTCGACTTCGAGATCCCCGTGGGGGAAAAAGGAGATTGCTACGACCGATATCAGGTTCGGATGGCTGAAATGGAACAAAGCCTTCGCATCATAGAGCAGGCGACGGACCGCATACCTGAAGGTCCTTGCCTTGCCTCGGGGATTCCACTGTATATCAGGCCTCCGGAAGGCGAGTACCATTTCAGCTATGAGAGCCCGAGAGGACATCTGGGAATCTATTTCGTTTCCGATGGCAGCCGGATTCCATACCGCATGAAATGGCGAACCCCTTCCTTCAGTAATTTGAGCATCATACCCGCCATTTTACCGGATACTCTGGTTGCGGACACCATCGCGATTTTGGGCAGCATAGATGTCGTGATTCCGGAAATCGACCGTTAG
- a CDS encoding NADH-quinone oxidoreductase subunit M, whose amino-acid sequence MVTSFPYLSAICYCPLVAVLIILFLPPDRKNAIRWISVASGAVSLALTLAIYVMYDRSVGGFQFVERATWVESLGIHYYFAVDGINLPMVLLTSITLLTGVWTMWGLETRVKEYFALMLFMVVGVYGVFLSLDLFFLFVFYDVSLFPMYPLIAIWGTTRKEYGALKLTLYLLAGSALVLPGILYVYFQAWIFTFDLVQIAQVGLPKNAQLIAFFLFLFGFGVLAGLWPFHTWSPVGHVAAPTAVSMIHAGVLMKLGAYGVLRVGMFLCPLGLEHWAPLMAVLATIGIVYGAFVGLAQTDLKYVIGYSSVSHMGLVSLGLATATVGGINGAVFQMFSHGVMTALLFSSVGHLYDKTHTKMIPELGGMAKVMPATSFFFIFAALAGIGVPCLSSFWAELLVFIHAFRVYPVLGLFAILGLVVSALFMLRVAQKAFYGEKNTRFADKPDMSLIMRFPRAMLAGTLLLFGLLPRLMLDLINGSVSVFVQGLK is encoded by the coding sequence ATGGTGACGTCTTTTCCATACTTGTCGGCCATCTGTTATTGCCCGCTAGTGGCGGTGCTGATCATCCTGTTCCTGCCACCCGACCGCAAAAACGCCATTCGCTGGATTTCCGTCGCATCGGGGGCGGTGTCCCTGGCTCTGACACTGGCCATCTACGTAATGTACGACAGGAGCGTAGGTGGATTCCAGTTTGTCGAGAGGGCCACATGGGTAGAGAGTTTAGGGATTCACTACTACTTCGCCGTTGACGGGATCAATCTCCCCATGGTGCTGCTGACTAGCATCACGTTGCTCACCGGCGTGTGGACCATGTGGGGACTCGAAACAAGAGTCAAAGAGTATTTTGCGCTGATGCTGTTCATGGTGGTGGGCGTATACGGCGTGTTCCTATCCCTGGACCTGTTTTTCCTTTTTGTTTTTTACGACGTGTCCCTGTTCCCCATGTACCCCTTGATCGCGATCTGGGGTACTACACGCAAGGAATACGGCGCGTTGAAGTTGACGCTGTATTTGCTGGCCGGCTCGGCCCTGGTGCTTCCCGGAATTCTTTACGTGTACTTCCAAGCATGGATCTTCACCTTCGACCTGGTGCAGATTGCTCAGGTGGGCTTGCCGAAGAACGCACAATTGATCGCCTTTTTTCTGTTTCTCTTCGGATTCGGCGTGCTGGCGGGCCTATGGCCATTCCATACGTGGTCGCCCGTGGGCCACGTCGCCGCCCCCACGGCGGTTTCCATGATTCACGCCGGCGTGCTCATGAAGCTTGGAGCTTATGGAGTTCTGAGGGTCGGCATGTTCCTGTGTCCCCTGGGGTTGGAGCATTGGGCGCCCCTTATGGCGGTTCTGGCCACAATCGGAATCGTTTACGGAGCCTTTGTCGGTCTGGCTCAGACCGATTTGAAATACGTTATAGGCTACTCCTCGGTAAGTCACATGGGCCTGGTCAGTCTGGGCCTGGCCACGGCGACCGTGGGCGGCATCAACGGAGCCGTGTTCCAGATGTTTTCCCACGGCGTTATGACGGCGCTGCTCTTTTCGAGTGTCGGCCATCTGTACGACAAAACCCACACCAAAATGATCCCGGAACTGGGTGGAATGGCGAAGGTGATGCCCGCCACCAGTTTCTTCTTCATCTTTGCGGCCCTGGCCGGCATCGGAGTTCCCTGTCTGTCCAGCTTTTGGGCCGAGCTTCTGGTCTTTATCCATGCCTTCAGGGTGTATCCGGTATTAGGACTCTTCGCCATTCTCGGACTCGTGGTCAGCGCCCTGTTTATGCTTAGAGTGGCTCAAAAAGCGTTTTATGGGGAAAAGAACACGCGTTTTGCCGACAAGCCGGACATGAGCCTCATTATGCGATTTCCCCGCGCCATGCTGGCTGGAACCCTGCTGCTCTTCGGACTATTACCCCGTCTGATGCTCGATCTGATCAACGGTTCCGTGTCCGTTTTCGTGCAGGGATTGAAATGA
- a CDS encoding winged helix-turn-helix transcriptional regulator yields MESKQAELFKILGVDTRIRIIELLKQKGPLGANEMSEILGITPSAVSQHLKILKHAGLVRNERKGYWIPYELDPMALERCGELLSGICTCGCKGTGNFREAELSRTGDKVALLENYERELRQELNKVRTLIEELKK; encoded by the coding sequence ATGGAAAGCAAGCAGGCTGAGCTATTTAAAATTCTGGGCGTGGACACTCGTATCAGGATCATCGAGCTGCTCAAGCAAAAGGGCCCTCTCGGCGCCAACGAGATGTCGGAGATATTGGGCATAACTCCCTCCGCCGTTTCCCAGCACCTTAAGATCCTCAAGCACGCGGGTCTGGTTCGGAACGAGCGTAAGGGGTACTGGATTCCCTATGAGCTCGACCCAATGGCATTGGAACGATGTGGGGAACTGCTTTCCGGCATTTGCACCTGCGGCTGCAAGGGAACGGGGAACTTTCGAGAGGCCGAACTGAGCCGGACCGGAGACAAGGTCGCGCTTTTGGAAAATTACGAGCGGGAGCTTCGGCAGGAGCTTAACAAAGTGCGGACCCTGATCGAGGAACTGAAAAAATAG
- the nuoK gene encoding NADH-quinone oxidoreductase subunit NuoK: protein MNSLSFYLFVALALFGIGLFGLLQRRSLIGMLISIELMLNGASINFMAFNRFLAPDPAVGQILTLFVMGIAAAEAAIALSLILSLFRRIRSINIERADHFRG, encoded by the coding sequence GTGAACAGCCTGTCTTTTTATCTTTTTGTAGCGCTGGCCCTGTTCGGGATCGGCCTGTTCGGGCTCCTGCAGCGTCGGTCTCTGATCGGAATGCTCATCAGCATCGAGCTGATGCTCAACGGCGCAAGCATCAATTTTATGGCGTTCAACCGGTTCCTGGCACCGGATCCGGCGGTCGGGCAGATCCTGACGCTGTTCGTAATGGGGATAGCTGCAGCGGAAGCGGCCATTGCGCTCAGTTTGATCCTTTCCCTCTTCAGGAGAATCCGCTCGATCAATATCGAACGGGCAGACCATTTCAGAGGATAG
- a CDS encoding NADH-quinone oxidoreductase subunit J: MGTISQYIRPEVLQYGAFAFILLLTFGGALLAVLHKNIVYNVMGLVTSLLGVAGIFLFLGSPFLAVMEILIYVGAICIAIVFAIMLSQPMHLQIPPRWRPKVVLSFLISVAVFVSFSVIVFKTSWQAAVERGEDWSVARIGVLLLTRYELLFELISLVLLVAILGSIITARGVRSEEEERPEVPGEGGKTA; the protein is encoded by the coding sequence ATGGGGACCATCAGTCAATACATACGACCCGAGGTGCTCCAATACGGGGCTTTTGCGTTTATCCTGCTCCTCACCTTCGGTGGCGCCCTTCTCGCCGTTCTGCACAAAAATATCGTTTACAACGTAATGGGACTGGTCACGTCCCTGCTGGGCGTGGCCGGGATTTTCCTGTTTCTGGGCAGTCCATTCCTGGCCGTCATGGAGATCCTGATCTACGTCGGAGCGATCTGTATCGCCATCGTTTTCGCCATCATGCTTTCGCAGCCCATGCATCTGCAAATACCTCCCCGATGGCGTCCAAAGGTTGTTCTTTCATTCCTGATCAGTGTGGCTGTCTTCGTGTCGTTCAGCGTCATCGTTTTCAAGACGTCCTGGCAGGCGGCGGTGGAAAGAGGGGAAGACTGGAGCGTTGCGAGGATAGGCGTCTTGCTGCTGACCCGGTACGAGCTTCTGTTCGAATTGATTTCGCTCGTATTGCTGGTGGCGATCCTGGGCTCCATCATCACGGCCAGAGGGGTCCGCAGTGAGGAAGAGGAACGGCCGGAAGTTCCGGGAGAAGGGGGTAAGACCGCGTGA
- a CDS encoding NADH-quinone oxidoreductase subunit A encodes MLDSLLSDYAYVLAFVSAGFLFALVPLGVAFLVSPKGVGLKKLVSYESGIEPKGQAWIQFEVTYYLYALIFLAFDVDVLYLFPVVVAFGSFPWRDLIEIAMFVGILSLALAYAWKKGVFQW; translated from the coding sequence GTGTTGGACTCTCTTCTCTCTGATTACGCTTACGTTTTGGCGTTTGTATCCGCAGGTTTTCTGTTCGCGCTGGTCCCGCTGGGCGTCGCCTTTCTAGTGAGCCCCAAAGGGGTCGGACTCAAGAAACTGGTCAGTTACGAGTCCGGCATAGAGCCCAAAGGGCAGGCATGGATACAGTTCGAAGTCACCTACTATCTGTACGCCCTCATCTTTCTGGCCTTTGACGTGGACGTTTTGTACCTCTTTCCCGTGGTTGTGGCCTTTGGCTCTTTTCCTTGGAGGGACCTCATCGAGATCGCTATGTTTGTGGGCATACTGTCTCTGGCTTTGGCCTATGCGTGGAAGAAAGGAGTGTTCCAGTGGTAG
- a CDS encoding DsrE family protein, translated as MANFVFLLTKDGVDAATRCFQFAKVAHSKGHKVALFFADDGVLWANNTRDFDTACKTGDRPKDYFPYLVENEVPVSVUPPCANARQVDEAKFFPNMVLAGAPHFIDLAAEGKVVSF; from the coding sequence ATGGCAAACTTCGTTTTCCTGTTAACCAAGGATGGTGTGGACGCGGCCACCAGGTGTTTTCAATTCGCCAAGGTGGCCCACTCTAAAGGGCACAAAGTGGCTCTGTTCTTTGCGGACGACGGCGTCCTCTGGGCGAATAACACCCGAGACTTCGACACGGCATGCAAAACCGGGGATCGTCCAAAGGATTATTTTCCCTATCTGGTGGAGAACGAAGTCCCTGTGAGCGTCTGACCGCCCTGCGCCAACGCTCGTCAGGTTGACGAGGCCAAGTTTTTCCCGAACATGGTGCTGGCCGGAGCCCCTCACTTCATCGATCTGGCCGCCGAGGGGAAAGTTGTCAGCTTTTAG
- a CDS encoding NADH-quinone oxidoreductase subunit L has product MGLPLVSFFVLFFCLRKHTASSLSVSLFCSAIPLVCAYYLLISLWDSKAPILFETIWMRGGEASVSFGFLLDPISLLMLCIVATISFLVQVYSLGYMAGDPGITRYYSFLSIFAWSMISMVVAPGLMQLYVFWELVGLSSYLLIGFWHHKFSASQAGKKAFVMTRLGDLGFFLGIVILLLNFGDLSILNLNHEALHKLPPSLVTTCAVLIFCGVIGKSAQFPLLTWLPDAMEGPTPVSALLHSATMVAAGVYLTGRLFPFFQGSPEALAVVLLIGALTMILSSTMAMVARDIKQVWAYSTVSQLGYMLMGLGAGSYFSGIFHLTTHAAFKALLFLCSGVFIHHFETNDFFQISRRGGRSLKIPMIAITVAGCGLAGIFPFAGFFSKEAVLGALVHLPNKTWIIAGLAGAFMTAYYTFRLLFVLWLPRTGSDTSSEHGHHASGHASHAEAGYWAMAVPLLILAAATAILGFTGGPLESFLVSHGAHAAPAHAEWLVWASIVLVVSGVGLAWFEFGRKAARQEGFLSRLPFLENLFMNRWYIDHFYRKFVDYAIYGGFSRAFTLNDRRVIDGAVDGLSKAIRGSGWLMSFSQSGKLQYNLFFLALGIALLGLFFLFV; this is encoded by the coding sequence ATGGGTTTGCCCTTGGTTTCCTTCTTTGTCCTCTTCTTCTGTTTGAGAAAGCACACGGCCTCTTCCCTGAGCGTAAGTCTGTTCTGCTCGGCAATCCCTCTGGTCTGCGCCTATTATCTGTTGATCTCCCTCTGGGACTCGAAGGCGCCCATTCTATTTGAAACGATCTGGATGAGGGGCGGGGAAGCCAGCGTCTCGTTCGGCTTTTTGTTGGATCCCATCAGCCTGCTGATGCTGTGTATCGTGGCCACTATCAGTTTTCTGGTGCAGGTGTATTCTTTGGGTTACATGGCGGGGGACCCGGGCATCACGCGCTATTACAGCTTTCTGTCCATATTCGCCTGGTCCATGATCAGCATGGTGGTGGCTCCGGGGCTGATGCAGCTCTACGTTTTCTGGGAACTCGTGGGACTCTCGAGCTATCTTCTCATCGGGTTCTGGCATCACAAGTTCAGCGCATCCCAAGCCGGGAAAAAAGCGTTCGTCATGACGCGCCTGGGAGACCTGGGATTCTTTCTCGGCATTGTCATTCTGCTCCTGAACTTCGGCGACCTGTCCATCCTGAACCTGAATCACGAGGCATTGCACAAGCTCCCACCCTCGCTGGTCACCACCTGCGCCGTGCTGATTTTTTGCGGAGTGATCGGTAAGTCGGCTCAATTTCCACTGCTTACATGGCTTCCCGACGCCATGGAAGGTCCCACTCCCGTGAGCGCGTTGCTCCACTCGGCCACGATGGTGGCGGCGGGAGTGTACCTGACCGGCCGTCTTTTCCCATTCTTCCAAGGGTCTCCCGAGGCTCTGGCGGTGGTTCTTCTCATAGGCGCCTTGACCATGATCCTCTCCTCGACCATGGCCATGGTGGCAAGAGATATCAAGCAGGTATGGGCGTATTCCACGGTAAGTCAGTTGGGTTATATGCTGATGGGTCTGGGCGCCGGAAGCTATTTCAGCGGTATATTCCATCTGACCACGCACGCCGCCTTCAAAGCGCTTCTGTTTCTCTGCTCGGGGGTCTTCATTCACCATTTCGAGACCAACGATTTTTTTCAAATCTCGAGACGAGGGGGCCGCAGCCTGAAAATCCCCATGATCGCCATTACCGTTGCCGGGTGCGGTCTGGCGGGAATATTCCCATTCGCGGGTTTCTTCTCGAAGGAAGCGGTGCTGGGCGCATTGGTCCATCTTCCGAATAAGACATGGATCATCGCCGGACTCGCGGGCGCTTTCATGACGGCGTACTATACCTTTCGCCTGCTGTTTGTTCTCTGGCTGCCGCGGACCGGGTCCGATACTTCCTCCGAACACGGTCACCACGCGTCCGGTCACGCCTCTCACGCGGAAGCCGGTTACTGGGCCATGGCCGTTCCGCTGTTGATCCTGGCGGCGGCTACTGCGATTCTGGGATTCACGGGCGGCCCGCTTGAGTCCTTTCTCGTTTCCCACGGCGCACATGCGGCCCCGGCCCATGCTGAATGGCTCGTGTGGGCCTCGATTGTGCTCGTGGTTTCAGGGGTGGGACTGGCGTGGTTCGAGTTTGGACGGAAAGCCGCGCGACAGGAAGGCTTCTTGAGCCGGTTGCCGTTCCTGGAAAACCTGTTTATGAATCGATGGTACATCGACCATTTCTACAGGAAGTTCGTTGACTACGCGATTTACGGAGGCTTCAGCCGCGCATTCACTCTGAATGACCGCCGCGTGATCGACGGGGCCGTTGACGGACTGTCCAAAGCCATCCGCGGAAGCGGTTGGCTTATGAGCTTCAGTCAAAGCGGGAAACTTCAATATAACCTCTTTTTTCTTGCATTGGGTATCGCTCTGCTGGGTCTGTTTTTTCTGTTCGTATGA
- the nuoH gene encoding NADH-quinone oxidoreductase subunit NuoH, which translates to MGDSRIVQLGDSAYQAVVSFLGIDLLVGIVGLLLTLLLVGVNPLFLVWLERKVSAHIQLRIGPKEVGPFGLLQTVADTVKLISKELITPRPASRVLFVLSPILVFAPTLAAFVVLPFGQHLQVRDLNVGVILIFSFASLNVLAILVGGWASNNKYALLGAIRSVAQNVAYEIPLLLSAMSVAIMVGSLRMQAIVDAQQTVWFVFYQPVAAIIYLIGATAETNRAPFDIPEAESELVAGFHTEYSGMRFALFFLAEYTNMFIVASVATTFFFGGWRGPFWDGPWWFILKVYVLIFGVMWVRWTFPRLRFDQLMNFAWKVLIPLAMANLLVTGLVMKLIRN; encoded by the coding sequence ATGGGTGACAGCCGCATCGTTCAATTGGGGGATTCCGCCTACCAGGCCGTTGTCTCATTCCTGGGAATCGATCTCCTTGTGGGTATCGTCGGATTGCTCCTCACCCTTCTGCTCGTCGGCGTGAACCCGCTGTTCCTCGTGTGGCTTGAACGCAAGGTGTCGGCGCATATCCAGCTCAGGATCGGCCCAAAAGAGGTCGGACCGTTCGGCCTCCTTCAGACCGTAGCGGACACCGTCAAACTGATCTCGAAGGAACTCATCACTCCCCGTCCGGCCAGTCGTGTTCTGTTCGTCCTCAGCCCCATTCTCGTATTCGCTCCCACACTCGCCGCGTTCGTTGTCCTGCCCTTCGGTCAACACCTCCAGGTCCGGGACCTCAATGTCGGCGTTATTCTGATCTTTTCGTTCGCGAGCCTGAACGTATTGGCTATTCTGGTGGGCGGCTGGGCGAGCAACAACAAATACGCTCTTCTCGGCGCCATCCGGTCGGTGGCCCAAAATGTGGCTTACGAGATCCCGCTCCTATTGTCGGCGATGAGTGTGGCCATCATGGTCGGCTCGCTCCGCATGCAGGCCATTGTTGACGCTCAGCAAACCGTTTGGTTCGTATTTTATCAACCCGTAGCGGCCATCATCTACCTGATCGGCGCCACGGCCGAAACGAACCGCGCTCCCTTCGATATCCCCGAGGCGGAAAGCGAACTCGTGGCGGGGTTTCATACGGAATATTCGGGCATGAGGTTCGCGCTGTTCTTTTTGGCCGAATATACCAACATGTTCATTGTGGCTTCCGTTGCTACGACCTTTTTTTTTGGAGGATGGCGCGGGCCCTTTTGGGACGGTCCATGGTGGTTCATCCTCAAGGTATACGTCCTCATCTTTGGAGTCATGTGGGTGCGCTGGACGTTTCCCCGTCTCAGGTTTGACCAGCTCATGAATTTCGCGTGGAAGGTCCTGATTCCGCTGGCTATGGCAAACCTGCTTGTGACGGGCCTCGTGATGAAGCTGATACGAAACTAG
- the nuoB gene encoding NADH-quinone oxidoreductase subunit NuoB → MVQFTTLTQIQRISQANSLWPLTFGLACCAIEMMAAGASRFDLDRFGAGAFRPSPRQADVMIVAGTISKKMAPIILTLYDQMPAPKWVIAMGNCAISGGPFAYPGQYAIVNGADKILPVDVYVPGCPPRPEGLLQGLFELQDKLTQDGKINFLRRFERREKAQEAKPGSYGIIREET, encoded by the coding sequence ATGGTTCAATTCACAACCCTCACCCAAATCCAGCGGATTTCGCAGGCAAACTCCTTATGGCCGCTGACCTTTGGACTGGCCTGCTGCGCCATTGAAATGATGGCCGCCGGAGCCTCGAGGTTCGATCTGGATCGATTTGGCGCAGGAGCCTTCCGTCCTTCCCCCCGCCAAGCGGATGTGATGATCGTGGCGGGGACCATCAGCAAGAAAATGGCCCCCATTATTCTCACCCTGTATGACCAGATGCCCGCCCCCAAATGGGTCATCGCCATGGGCAACTGCGCCATATCGGGCGGACCTTTTGCTTATCCAGGACAGTACGCGATTGTAAACGGAGCAGACAAGATCCTCCCAGTTGACGTCTATGTCCCGGGGTGCCCTCCACGACCGGAGGGACTCCTTCAGGGACTTTTCGAACTCCAGGACAAGCTCACGCAGGACGGCAAAATCAATTTTCTGAGAAGATTTGAACGCAGGGAAAAAGCTCAAGAGGCAAAGCCCGGGTCATATGGGATTATCAGAGAAGAAACGTGA